The following DNA comes from Brassica oleracea var. oleracea cultivar TO1000 chromosome C5, BOL, whole genome shotgun sequence.
AAGCACGTCCAAGGATTAAGTAACGACCACATCAAGACTGCGAAACTGACAACAGATGCGTCCACTAAAACTTGGTTAGTGAAGGTAGACGGCGTGAGACTCACAGATGGTTGGGAAGATTTTGCAGTAGGGCATGATCTTCGGATAGGTGACATCACCATTTTCAGACATGAAGGAGAGATGGTGTTTCATGTCACAGCTTTCGGACCAAGTTGCTGTGACATTCAATATACTTCAGCATCATCTCACAACATCAATGATGATAGTCAAGATCAGACCAACAATACTGGTACACTTTTGTTCTATTAACGTATTCAAATTCACATGGCAGAGATTTTAGAGTTATAGACAATTTAATAATGATTTATATATTAAAAAAAATGTACAAAGTTGAAAGCTTATAGATATGTAATTTTTTCATAAAACTTTGGGACTATATGCCAATGCTTCATTAGAGATTTCTTTATTGTTTTTAAGTTACAGAAAACAGTTCAGGAGAGAAGAGAAAGAGAGTGAAGAAGAAGCCAAGAAGGAAAGAAGAGTCTTCATCAGATCACTCTCACTTTATGGCACATGTCTCACCCTCTAGTCTAAGATTTGATCGACTGGTTAGATTTAGATTCCTACAATTCGAGCAAAATATCTCTTAGTTAAACTGAGCTGCTTTAAATCTAATGGTGTGATGGGATTGCAGTATGTACCAATTAGTTTTTCGAGGTCAAACGGTCTGGATAACATGAGCGGTAAAGAGATCGTTCTTCTTAACCAGGAAGGAAGATCATGGAATTTGAATATTACATACACCAAAGCAAGCGTGCAGACTCTTGTCGGACCTGGCTGGAGAAGATTCTGTGCTGAGAATGGGATGAACCAAGGTCATCACTATACATTCAAACTGGTCGGAAAATCTGCACCTCCAGTTATCCGTTTGTCCCTTGCAGAACCAGCTCCAGAACCCTCATTGCACCATTCTTACTATGTGGGATCTATCAGTTCTAATAGCCTAAGAACTGATAAACTGGTGAATACATAAACTCACATTATAGTTTTCATTCACACGTGTTACAAAAAATAAAAAGTTTTCATTCACACCTTTTGGAATTTAAAATGCTGTTTGTAGTTCTGTATATTGATATGCATGTGTCGTTTTGCAGTATATTCAGAGGAAGTTTGTGAATGCAAATGGTCTGAAAGGACTCAGTGAGATAATTTTAAAGAGTGAATGTGGAGGAAGATGGAGTTTAGGTTTGAGATACTACAAATCACTCGACCATACTTATCTTGGACCAGGCTGGAAAACTTTCTGCCAAGTAAACGGGATCAAAACTGGAGATTCCTTTATGTTTAAAGTGGTTGAAACTGGGGACAAGCCTGTTCTCTTGTTGTGCAGTTACAACCACGGCAAAATACCATTAGAGTGCTCAGAAGAAAGTGATGATGTAAACTCCCTCTCCTCTGATACTAGCAGCGGAGAATCCCAAGAAAGTGAAGAGGAGAATTTTGAAGACGAGGGCAGCTCAGAGGAAAGCTTTGAGATGGTGAAAAGGGAGAATAGCTCGAGATGCAGAGCTTCATCTTCATATAGTCAAGACCGATTTGTGAAATTAACTCTTACACCGAGAGCTCTTAAAACCTATAAACTGGTAAACTCATGCACAACTCTGCCTCAAGGGTGTCTCTTGGTCAGTTGTTTTTTTATTGGTTAAAGACAAATCTTTGCGCAGATGCTCCCGCTGGGTTTCACACGGGTGAATGGCATCAACAAGCCAGGGAAGATAACTCTGTTAGACAAAGATGGAGTGAAAAAACAGGTGGTGGATCTTTTGGATCAGAACAGAAACATCGGAATAATGCGACTTGGAAAAGGATGGAGAGAGTTCTGTGATGCTCATGGCGTAAAGGTAGGACAGTCCTTTCTGTTGGAACTCATTTGGGAGGATGAAGAAGCAATTCCTGTGCTTAAATTTTGCACCAAACTTTGAGACTGCTGTCCTGTGGTGTGATACACTACAATATTTTCTATCTATCTGTCAAGTTTCTTGTTGACTGCATTTTCTCTAGTTGCTTCTGGCTAGATGTCTACTTATTGATCATATCTCTAGTGTGTGTAAAATGGCAAACAGTTTCACATTCACTTAAGTTCCAGTTCCAAGGGGACATGCTCAAGCTACAAAGATCTAAATATACAAAAAACCAAGGAATAATCTTGAGTTATGAAAAAGCAAGAGTGGGATTGTTCCATCTAACTAACCATCTTAGATGACTTTCTTCTTCTCCAAAAACGTCTTCAAGTGCATAAACTGCATTCCGGCGACTCCTAAGCATACGAAAAGAGAGAGGAAACTCAACCAAGCCATTTTGGAGTTTGTACCCCTGTTCAGATTCTGCATCTCTTCCTCCCTGAGACAAACAAAACAAAACTCATCACATTATAAGCACAAGCTCATACTCAAAAACATTGAAACGACTAGAAAAAAAAAAGAGAAACTTTATTTACCTGTCTCTGAGATAAAACATCTCATCATGAATCGAGTTGACGGTTTCAATCAGTTGCTTAACCTCAAACTCCATGACCTTTGGTTACGAACACAACACACAAGCATAAGAACAGGACTATAGAGGTATTACCAAACAATATGGAAAGACTCACTTCGACTTGGCTCTTCTTGGCGACACTACCCCAGCTCTTGGAATGAATACCCGTCCTCCAATCAAAATCGATACTCAACGTCACCTCAGGCTTATGACCGTTGGCAGTGAAACAAGCCATGTAGTCTCCAGCTTCAACCGCCGTGAACGCGAATTGTCCCGAGTCCACGTCTTCCGCGTGATGAAACGTGTTCCCGTAACTCGATGTCACCTGTGTATATTCAAAATTTCAAAAATTCAAAAAAATATAAAAAGAAAGAAAGGATTTTGAGAGTACCCTTATGGAGATCTTGTGAGAGGGAGGAGAAGGGTGAGCTTCGTTGGGGTTAACGACGGTGTATTTACCGACGGTCATTGAATTGCTTTTTATGTCTTCCGATATACATTTTGTTCGACCTGATCGCAATTCGAAGTGGAGAGATTGAGATACGCGGCAGATAATCGCTACGGTTATCAGGAACGTCCAGAGGTTTTCTGATCGGAGAACCATGGCGGAAACTTCAAAGAGAGAGATGTTTCTCCTTTTGCTTCAATCGTCAATCGTCGTTGGTGCCACAAGGAAGGTGGAAGACGAAAGGGAGCTTGAGACGCCTGTTTATTTCTAAGAAAAAAATTTAATATAATAACCTGTTTTTTATGAACCTGTATCAACACTCTTCGCGGATCCACTGACATGTGACGGCTCGCGATTACTTGATTTATTAATTTTTTTTCAAAAAAAAAATCAAAAAAAAAAAATTTATAATAATCAAAAGCGGATTTTCGGAATCGAGATTCGGGGAGTTCACCAATGGGGTACTCTAAGTATCAAGTATGATTGTATTTACAATAACAATTTACACAAAAAAATATACAATAATAGTGAAATTTGCAAGAATGGAAAAAAGTGGTGGAGTCCATCACCAGTGGGTATGAAAATACACTGATAACCCTATCACTTGTATCTCTCTCTTTTTTTTTAAAGAAGCAAAATTAAATTATTTCTTTTTGATAAAGGGACATTGGCAAAAGCATACATTTATATATATTATGGTACCAGGAGAAATCAAAGAAACATCAAAACCCTCGACAAGTAGATTCAACAAAAAAGAGCAAGCATAAGCACATCAAAATTTAAAGAGAGAAGACTAGAGCGAGAGAAAGAAGACAAAAGAGCTATTGCCCCAGCTTCGACGAACGCGAATGGGTATCGCAGCTTCTCGGCAGCCGGTGTGTTTGAAACATGACATCGATCTATCCATGATTAGTCTTCACCAAAAGAGTTATCCCCGGAGTTGCTCCGCGCCTCGACCACCGGAATCTACAGAGAGCCGATTCTCAAACTTCCTCTGTAAAGTTCAGCTGCTCCTCGCCGTCACATGCATCCTACATCGCCGCGCACAAACTCTAAAATCTACAGGCCAAGAAGAGCTTCACGTCTAAGAGGGAGATGTCCCGGAGAACCGACATCCCTAACACAAGCTCGTCGACACCAAAATCTTCACAAGGACGGCGCAACAAGAAAACCGTACTCCCCATGAAAACCGTTCATCGCGCAAAGATAATATAATAATTAGCCAGCTAACATGAATTATTAATGTTTACGTATTTGTTAGTTTAGCCGGCTACCAAATATATTTTTATGCATTTGAGTAAATCTTTTCACGCAGTATATTTGTTCGGCTAATATGTATATGTTTCTAGCTATTAAGTTAATTTAGCCGGTTAACAAATATATGTTTTTGTATTTATTTTCCTTGATTTTATTTTGACTTATTTTAGCCGGCTAATATGTATATGTTTCTAGATATTAAGTTATTTTAGCCGGTTAACAAATATATGTTTTTGTATTTATTTTCCTTGATTTTATTTTGACTTATTTTAGCCGGCTAATAAATATCAAATCATATAGTTGATATGTAAATTAACACGGTTAAATGTGGTTTTTTTATATTTTCATAAATTAGCATGATTATATTGTGATTTATCCGGATACTTTACATATTGACTAATGTTTTGAGTTAAAATTACCGGCTATTGGATCTGATGATGGTTATGTCAATTCGTAAACGGATAATATTTGAAATATAATTATGTATTTTTTTTTTTGGCATCAAATAACTTATTTTATTAATCTGCTAAAGGTTCAAACAAGCGAGCTTCATAAGCTAGCCAGTGTGGAACCTTAACGTCTACGAAAGAAAAGGGGTTATCTCGTGATCGACTTGCTTTTGACAAGCAATCCGCACGGATGTTTTCAGAACGTGCAATAAAAGATATTGAGAACTCTGAGAACTCTGATTTAAAGAAATCAATCTCGTCCAATTCCGGTTCAAGAGCCGGCCACGGTGATGTTTGTTGGATGATTCAGACCAGCTGTTGACAGTCAGACTCAAACCTAACGTCTTTGAAGTCGCGATGGAGCAGCTCCTTCATGGCCCAACTGAGGCCCTCCGCTTCCACCTGTAAGGGAGAGGCTGCTCGAGTGTAGTTCCTAAGTCCCACCATGATCACGCGGTCATCGTCGAGCAGTACAAAGCCGACTCCTACCCCTTTTGTTGTCGATTTCCAAGAAGCATCCACCTGGCACTTCCATCTACACCGAGCTGGCTGTACCACCGGTTGTTCTAGCTCCCGCTCCACCTGCTCCTCCTCGATGACTTCCTCGACTATTTGAGCAACTCTCCACTCCTCTGTCTCCTGCCTTGCGTGCTGAACTGTGTCCAAAGGCGATACGTTCTTTGCAGTAAAACACATATCATTGCGAGCTTTCCATATGAACCACAACAACCACGGGAACATCGAGACGTTTGCTGCCTGCATCCTAGGTTCTATGATGTAGCCCAAAAGTGTATCCATATTCGCATAGATAGAAGAGCACGGGAAAATGCCCGGATTTGTCGGGATCGATGAGAGCGCTCAGCACTGAGCTGCAAGGGGCACTCAAATAAAATATGGTTTATTGTTTCATTTTCCTCTCCACATCTCTGACATGTTTCATCCGTTCCACAGTGTCTCTCTTTTAACTTACTCGCTGATGCCACATATCCAGAGGGTACGCTCCACAGGAAGTGCTTTATCTTACGGGGACATTTGAGTGTCCAGATTGCTTTCTTCAAGGCCGTCGTACTTGGCTCCCCTGTCGCATTCTCTTGGAGTCTTCTTCGCTGTTGATTTGCTATTTTATAGCCCGATCTAACTGTGTAAGCTCCAGATTTAGTGAAATCCCATGTGTAGCTATCTTTTCTTCATGTCCGACTTATCTTCAAGGACAGGATCTGGGGAATATCTCCTGCGTCGATAAACTCATGCAGCAAGTTTTCATTCCAGACCTTCCTATCAAAGTCGATAAGGTGATGGACTCTAAGAGCAGGGTCTTGCGCTCCATTCCTTGGAATTGCCGGCCGGGCTATCTCAGTAGGGATCCATAAGTCTTCCCATACCTTTGTATCTGCCCCCGTGCCAATCGTCCGTCGGAGCCGTTCCTGGAGCACTTGCTTTGCTGCCATCAGGCTGTTCCACCCCAACGAAGCATTATAAGCCTTGGCTGTTGTAAGCGGATTAGAATGTCTATAGTATCTACCTTTCAAGACCCGAGCTAGTAGAGAATCTGGAAGCACAAGCAACCGCCAGACCTGTTTGGCTAGAAGAGCCAAGTTAAAGTCATGGAAGTTACGGAACCCCAGACCTCCTTCTTCCGTCGGTACACAGATTTTATCCCAGGCTACCCAATGTAGACCTTTGTTATTATTCCGTGTACTCCATCAGAATCGTGCCACTGCGGCGGAAAGTTTATGGCATATATCTTGTGGTAGTAGATAACAAGATATCGTATAGGTTGGAGTCGCTTGAGCTACTGCCTTGATCTGTACTTCTTTGCCTCCTTTGGATAGGAGCTTACTCGACCACCCGTTGATACGGTTATTCAATCTCTCCTGAACGTAGGAAAAAACTTTCTTTTTCGAACCACAAATCTTTTCTGGCACTCCCAGGTACGTTCCCATTCCACCTTCTTTTGAGATTCCGAGAGATATTTTCATTTCGTTTTTAGTAGACGCTATGACCTTATAACCGAACATAACTGAAGATTTCTCTTTATTCAGTTGTTGTCCTGAGGCTTCCCCATAGACGTCGATGATTTGAACCAGTTCCTCGCATTGGGATTGCTCCGCTTTACAGAAGAAAAGGCTATCATCCGCAAATAGTAGATGGGATATGGCTGGGCTTTCTCTCGCTATCTTGTTTCCTGCTATCTTTTTCGTACTCTCAACATGTTTAATATGAGAGATCAGGACCTCAGTGCAAAGTATGAAGAGAAAGGGCGATGGAGTGATTTCTCCTTTGTATTCACCATTTATCAGCACTTGATAGGATACCGAAGAAATGCATTTCATAATCAGTTGTACCCACCAAGCATAAAAACCGAATTTGAGCAGTAGAGCTTCCATAAAGCTCCATTCTACCCGATCGTAAGCTTTGCTCATATCGGTCTTAATAGCGACGAACTTTCCTTTACAGCTTTGGTTCATCCGAAGTGCATGAAACATCTCTTGTGCTACCAGGATATTATCTGTGATCAACCGACCAGCCACGAAGGCCGATTGTGTCTCCGAGATGATCTGCGGCAGTATTCCCTTCAGTCTGGATGAGAGGATCTTTGAAATTATCTTATACCCAACATTACAAAGACTGATGGGTCGGAACTCCGTAATCGATGTTGGCATATCTGTCTTTGGAATAAGACAGATATTCGTCTGGTTAAGTCTTGCATCAAACTCTTCTGTTATAAAGAACTCCCTCACCATCGAGCACACGTCTTTCCCAATGGTCTTCCAGAAACGTTGGTAGAATAAACTAGTCATTCCATCGGGGCCAGGGGCCTTTTCTGGATTAATTGCGAATACTGCCTCCCGTATCTCCTCATCGTGAGGGATTTTTGTAAGATTTTGATTCATTTCTGTACTTACAGACTCGGTAATATACCGGATAGTATCTTCGATAGTAGAAGGATTTTGAAGTTGTGAAGAGATTCTGGAAATACTCTGATGCTACGGCCGCGATACCTTCTTATGTTTCCACCCATTGATTCATAGAGTTCCTTATTCGCGTGATCCGGTTTCTAGCTCGTCGCTGCTTTGTTTTAGCATGGAAATATCTGGTATTTCGATCTCCTCCTCTTAACCGTAGCATTCTACTCTTTTGTTTCCAGAATAATTCTTCTTCCCTCTATGCCGCACAGAGTTTCCATTTGAGCTCTAGCTCTTCTTCGCTCGATACTAAATCATCCTCTTGTGCCTTCTCTAGTCGTTCCTTGAGCTCCGCTATCAAGATCGCATTATTTGTCGGGTTTCGTCTCTTCCAGCGAGATATTGCCTTTCTTGTCGAGCAGATCTTATCATACAAACCTGCATGACCATCCTGATTCGCTGAATCCCACTCCGACTGCACTGTCTCATGAAACCCTTCCTTTCCTAGCCATCTTCTATCAAATTTGAAGCATCGTTTGTTCTATTTTGCTTTTACTAGGAAACGAGCCAAAATAGGCCGATGATCAGAACCCCAACGCAGTAAATACTCCACAAACGTGTGGGAAAAAAATATCATGCCACTCCTCATTGCCTACTGCTCTGTCAAGTCGACATTGCACTCTACCAGCTCGGGTTCTCCCTGCCCATGAGAAGGGGTTCCCCACCGACGGGAATTCTATCATCCCACAGCCGGCCATCATATTCTTAAAAGGGAGAAAAGAAGAATCAGGTCGCTTTCTTCCTCCTTTCTTTTCCTCGTTCTTCATGATCTCATTAAAGTCTCCCATAAGTAACCATGGGCCAGTTCTATTCGCATTAATACTTAGTAGGCGTTCCCATACCACTTCACTGTGTTCCACCACCGGATCTCCATACACGAAGGTAATGTGCACTTTGTGTCCCTCCAGCTGCGCTTCTATATCAATCATACGATTATTAGAAAATTTCATATCAACCGCAGCATCATCCATATAAAATAAAGCCAGTCCACCACTACGACCACAAGGGTCAACGGTGAACAAATGATCATAACCAAACTCAATCTGAAAGTCTTGCAAAAAAAGAAAATATATTTTTTGTTTCTGAAAGAAAAAGAAAATTAGCATGAAAGCAACGGTGCAACTCCCGCAGGTGCTGCTTAGTCAAGTAGGCTCCCGCCCCTTGACAGTTCCAAGCGATTGCACTCATATCTGAGGATTGGGTGGTTTCTGGAACCCCACCAAACCTGAAGCAGCAGACGATCTTTTGTTTTTCATTGAAGACGGGTACACCTCATTGGGAGGGAAGCGGTGCGAGGTGGAGCTTCTCTCTATAGGAGCACAGCTAGAACGAACTAGTTTACCCTTTGGAGAAGCACGGCCTCTTACAGCAAGCTTCTTGGATGCTAAGGTTCCCTTGCTATCAAGGCTTCTCAGACCTCTTCTCTTACTCTGCCCTGTGGGGACCTTTGCCTTGCTTCCATCCTTATGCTCCTTTGTGCCCGCTCGTGTTTCTTGGTCTCTCCCCAAGACTGGTTTCCGCTTATTCTGCTCTCCATTAGTTGATTTAGTCAGAGGGTCTTCTTGACGTTTCGGAACATGGTCCTCTGTTCCAATCTTTTTACCCACCTCTTTCTCAACTTCGAGTTCATCCAAGAGGTCATCGTCAGCAATCATGTCTTCGTCCATCTCTGTACCTGCGTATTCCTCAGCAAATTTATCCATCTCCTCTTCGGTATATAATGGCAGCTCCTCCTCATTCGTCTTGTTTGTTCCCTTTTTAGCAGCCTCCCGATCATTTTCTTGATCTTCCATATCCTCATCAGAAAGAACCTTGTTGTTATTAATGTTATTATCCAGCTGTACGAGTGAGGAGTGTGCATTCGTAAGCTGATATGTTCCTAGTGTTGCTGTGACTTCCTTTCCCAGGGGGAGATTCTTATGGATGGTTGGTGGCGTAGTGCTGTCTTTGGCCCTTCTCTCCGAGTGTTCTAGGTTCCTCACTACTGATTTTTCCTTTGATCTTTGGTGTCGATCTCTATCAGTGTGCGTTTCTTTCTGATTCTGGTCTACCGGTTTCCACTCTAGTCTAGATTTATTCTTCTCCGGCATAGTGGACTTCCGGCCTCTTCCAGTGTCTCGCATACCACGATGATCCTCAGTAATTGTTCTTTGAGAGTCTGGGGATCGTCTCGTTGATTTAGCTGAGGATTCAGAACGTCCATAATGTTCAGAATATGCCTCATTTCGGGGGCTATGTTCCTTCACTCTCCATTCTGATGACAAACCCGAGTAGCCAAAGCGAGTTCTCTCGTCATATCTCCTCGGGTTAGACTCTCGCTGCCCACTTTGGTAGGGCTATGTTATGTATGATTGAGCTAAGAATGGCTATGTTCCAATTTGTTCGTTTAACTCTAATAAAACAAAAAGATGGTAACCGGATGATAAAAGTGTGAGCCCATTAAAAAAAATATTTTCTATTATATTTATCCGGCTAACACTGTTTCTGATAATAAAAGGTTCTCTCAAAATTTACCATGAATGTACAACAAAATCATGGTCGTCATTAACACTCCTCATTAAGTAAAGCTTCAATCGGAATATGACGATATCAATTAAAACTGGAAATAACAAAAACTTTCAAATTTAAAACATGACATACTACCAGCCAAAAGGTATTTAATTCCAGTTCTCAGCAAGAAGAGCGATCTGGTGAAGACTCATCCTTTTGAGATTTGAGTATCTCTGACCATTCAGGCAATCATTGGTGATAAGGAGGAACACAATCGGAGGCGGAGACACGAGCTCTGTGAGTATGGAACCTCTCGTGAGATATTCTCAGAGAACTTCGATGGGACGACCCAACTGAGGAATGGGCAAACACCAGTCGATGGAAACAAAGGGGATTTAGATGAAGAGGTCATGGAAGATGAAGGGAGGAGGATAGAGAGAGAGAGAGAGAGAGAGAGAGAGAGAGAGAGAGAGAGGTGGAGCTGTTCATCATTTCTTTTTTTTGATGTAAACAATGTAAATGTGAAAGAAGAGAGATGAACAATTTTTTTATTTGAGAAACAAAGCATATATTGATTATAGTGTTTTTTATTGAAAAAAACATTTTCACCGTGATATATCAATATAGGGGTAAAAGTGCCATTAAAAAAAACACATCATCTAAAAATGTCAATTTTCATCCCTGCAAATTACGAGGTTATGTTTGTATAAGGAGTGCAATTTTTCATTACAAATTACAATCTTTGTAATTCTCCTATCCTTATATATAAAGTGGGGAGGGGGAAGAGGAGGGGGGAGGGGTTGTATGCAGAGAGATTTAAGAGAATTGAGTTGATTATTATAATGGACTTACACTTTTATGCAAGTTATGTTTGAGATAAATCTGCAAGTGCATATGATCTAAAAAAATTTAAAGATTAGTTATTTAATGAGAAGTGATTCACATTAGAAGAAATCAAGAGGAAGTTTTGTTGTAGCGATTTGGCTTGACTACTTACAAGATTCGAGTCTATGTACGTACTAGTGATAAAGGGACCAAGACTTGTTAGAATGCTCATGTCCATCTACTTAACATAATTACAATTATTCTCAAATTTGTTTGATAACATTTATTATAAGAAATTATGATCACTAATCAGTCAGTAGTAATCTACTAATAATAGCAATCCCAATTAATTCAAAAGGTTGTGAATTCCATTTATGTTGAAAGGTTGTATCTTTTCAACAATTAAAAGTTGTGTCTTTTCATTTAAAAATAACTATTTATATTGAAAGAATGTGACCATTTATATTAAAAAGTTGTGACTCTTCATATAAGTATTATTACAAAAAGACACAACCTTTTAATTCAAAATATGTGACTCTTCAAACAAATTTTTGAAAATCTATAAATAGTCTAATGTCCATACCTTCTCAAAGCATAATTTTCACTAATCAAATGAAATGGTGAAGAAAAAAACAATTAATAATAGCAAACCCAAACAATGTTAAAAAGTTGTGTGTTTTATAAGAACTTTATTTCTTGTTAAAAGTTGTGTCTTTTCATTAGATATATTAAGATATGTCCTTTCATTATTTGTTTCAAGAGTTGTGTATTAGTTAGTATTTAAATTAAAAAGATGTAATTATTTAAATGAAAATTGTGACTATTCATATATGTATCATTTCAAAATAACTATCTTTAGATTAAAAAGATGTGACTATTTCAATTGAAAAGTTGTGACTATTCATATAAGTATCATTTCAAAATAACCACCTTTAAACTGGCAAAAATGTGACTATTCTTCTATATTAAAGTTTCATCTCTTAATTTTTTATATGAAAAGTTGTATTTATTAGTATGGAGATGAAAAATTATGTCTTTTCGTTTTTATTTTGCTCATATCTATTAATTAATATTTCATAAATATTTACAATTGTTTTATTTCTAAAAATCAGTGTATTGATTAATATGAAAATTTGAATCTCTTAAGTTTTATACATAAAAGTTGCATCTCTTAAATGTTTTACATGAAAACCCCAAACAATGTTGAAAAATTGTATATTTTTATAGGATTATTTCTTGTTAAAGTTGTGTCTTTTCGTTATTTGTTTCAAAAGTTGTGCATTAGTTAGAATTTAATTTTAAAATATGTAATTATTTAAATGAAAAGTTGTGACTATTTATATTTATATCATTTCAAAATCATTACTTTTAATTTGAAAAGATGTGGCTAATAGTTGTGACTATTCATATAAGTATCATTTCAAAATAACCACCTTTAAATTGAAAGATGTGACTATTCATACATATGAATAAAGTAAAAACAAAAGACATAAATTTTCATTTCAATACTAATAAAAATAACTTTTCATAAAAAAAACTTAAGAGACACAGTTTTCATATTAACAATGATTAAAAAATGATAAATATTTACGTGGTGTCATCAACGAAGAGGTACAAATGTGTTGTGATTTAAGAGATATGAACGCATCATAATCTAAGAGGTATAAACGTGTTGTGATTCAAGAGATACAAACATATCTTGATAGGAGTATGAACATTTTGTGACTGAAAGAATGTGAATGTATTTTGACCGAAAATATACAAAACGGTCGTGACCGAAAAGATGCCAATGATCATAAACGAAAAAGTGCGAATGGATATTGACCAAAAGGATGTGAAATTAATCTTGACTGAAAAGGTGGGAACGGATCTTGACTGTGACCA
Coding sequences within:
- the LOC106343854 gene encoding B3 domain-containing protein REM17-like; amino-acid sequence: MADDQSLRSPMTPHFFQPLLPGFHTHLNIPVAFFLKHVQGLSNDHIKTAKLTTDASTKTWLVKVDGVRLTDGWEDFAVGHDLRIGDITIFRHEGEMVFHVTAFGPSCCDIQYTSASSHNINDDSQDQTNNTENSSGEKRKRVKKKPRRKEESSSDHSHFMAHVSPSSLRFDRLYVPISFSRSNGLDNMSGKEIVLLNQEGRSWNLNITYTKASVQTLVGPGWRRFCAENGMNQGHHYTFKLVGKSAPPVIRLSLAEPAPEPSLHHSYYVGSISSNSLRTDKLYIQRKFVNANGLKGLSEIILKSECGGRWSLGLRYYKSLDHTYLGPGWKTFCQVNGIKTGDSFMFKVVETGDKPVLLLCSYNHGKIPLECSEESDDVNSLSSDTSSGESQESEEENFEDEGSSEESFEMVKRENSSRCRASSSYSQDRFVKLTLTPRALKTYKLMLPLGFTRVNGINKPGKITLLDKDGVKKQVVDLLDQNRNIGIMRLGKGWREFCDAHGVKVGQSFLLELIWEDEEAIPVLKFCTKL
- the LOC106343855 gene encoding transmembrane emp24 domain-containing protein p24delta9, which codes for MVLRSENLWTFLITVAIICRVSQSLHFELRSGRTKCISEDIKSNSMTVGKYTVVNPNEAHPSPPSHKISIRVTSSYGNTFHHAEDVDSGQFAFTAVEAGDYMACFTANGHKPEVTLSIDFDWRTGIHSKSWGSVAKKSQVEVMEFEVKQLIETVNSIHDEMFYLRDREEEMQNLNRGTNSKMAWLSFLSLFVCLGVAGMQFMHLKTFLEKKKVI
- the LOC106344595 gene encoding uncharacterized protein LOC106344595 codes for the protein MDTLLGYIIEPRMQAANVSMFPWLLWFIWKARNDMCFTAKNVSPLDTVQHARQETEEWRVAQIVEEVIEEEQVERELEQPVVQPARCRWKCQVDASWKSTTKGVGVGFVLLDDDRVIMVGLRNYTRAASPLQVEAEGLSWAMKELLHRDFKDVRFESDCQQLV